Proteins encoded within one genomic window of Fibrobacter sp.:
- a CDS encoding MiaB/RimO family radical SAM methylthiotransferase — translation MSSENPVYAVISQGCAANFGEGEQIARALSARHPGCKILFRLPEAKTAQESPAAQEAPDSIYLNVCTVKGNAGALKLLRTASEMFPGVPLFITGCAPKDFREDALKVAPQVIFTSLKEIAPLEQNEASATESMDAIVGPSTLRETPYVGIVNIEEGCLDACAFCSTHLVKGRLRSFAPEGIVKQVAGLVNDGCLEIQLTGQDCACYGFDTGTNLAELTQRILVHVPGNYRLRLGMGNPRHMIRYADSLLDCFRDERVYKFVHVPVQSGSDRTLKAMNRRHTAEDFRKIARMFNTEFSRFTLSTDIIVGFPGETDDDFAETMRLLEETRPTVCNITRFVARPGTPAARMEQDSSLRVPDAVKHERSAILFDAFQKIAQENNALWIGDTCDVVVEKPGHRAGTTIARNEAYRPVALAGDIPAGSRLKVRITGAEAFALLSDRSV, via the coding sequence ATGAGCTCCGAAAATCCGGTCTATGCCGTAATCAGCCAGGGGTGCGCCGCGAACTTCGGGGAAGGCGAGCAAATCGCCCGCGCTCTTTCCGCAAGGCATCCGGGCTGCAAGATTCTTTTCCGCCTGCCCGAAGCGAAGACCGCACAGGAATCGCCCGCGGCACAGGAGGCGCCAGACTCCATTTATCTGAACGTGTGCACCGTAAAGGGCAACGCGGGCGCGTTGAAACTGTTGCGAACCGCGTCCGAAATGTTCCCGGGCGTCCCGCTGTTCATTACGGGGTGCGCCCCGAAGGACTTCCGCGAAGATGCGCTGAAGGTTGCGCCGCAAGTCATATTTACGAGTCTAAAGGAAATCGCCCCTCTGGAGCAAAACGAAGCCTCCGCGACAGAGTCTATGGATGCTATCGTGGGGCCCAGCACACTCCGTGAAACGCCCTATGTGGGCATCGTGAACATCGAAGAAGGATGCCTGGACGCCTGCGCCTTCTGCAGCACGCACCTCGTGAAGGGACGCCTCCGGAGTTTCGCCCCCGAAGGCATCGTCAAGCAAGTCGCAGGCCTCGTGAACGATGGTTGCCTCGAAATACAGCTTACCGGGCAGGACTGCGCCTGCTACGGATTCGATACCGGAACGAATCTTGCGGAGCTCACGCAACGCATCCTCGTGCACGTTCCCGGCAATTACAGGCTGCGCCTCGGGATGGGAAACCCGCGACACATGATAAGGTATGCGGACAGCCTTCTGGACTGTTTCCGCGACGAACGTGTCTACAAGTTCGTACACGTTCCCGTGCAGAGCGGAAGCGACCGCACACTGAAAGCGATGAACCGCCGCCACACGGCGGAAGACTTCCGGAAAATCGCCCGCATGTTCAATACCGAATTTTCGCGCTTCACGCTCAGCACGGACATCATCGTCGGTTTCCCCGGCGAAACCGACGACGATTTCGCGGAAACGATGCGGCTGCTCGAAGAAACCCGCCCGACGGTATGCAACATCACCCGCTTTGTGGCGCGCCCCGGCACGCCCGCGGCACGCATGGAACAGGACTCCTCGCTCAGGGTTCCCGATGCAGTAAAGCACGAACGCTCCGCCATCCTCTTCGACGCCTTCCAGAAAATCGCTCAGGAAAACAACGCCCTCTGGATAGGCGATACATGCGACGTCGTGGTCGAAAAGCCCGGCCACCGCGCGGGTACGACCATCGCGCGGAACGAGGCCTACCGCCCGGTAGCCCTCGCCGGCGACATTCCCGCTGGAAGCCGCCTCAAGGTGCGCATCACCGGCGCAGAAGCCTTCGCATTATTAAGCGACCGCTCGGTCTAG
- a CDS encoding SpoIID/LytB domain-containing protein, giving the protein MIIARSKLFWFCLFAFSAITFADDFELPDLPEPPQAATEPTSDAIKESATLEELPAKEAVKDVSKDASKDVAKDAPNDVSAKNVPEQSDYDAPVNFAPIEATTLSESKTEQPSSNPPRQQGSKAIVPKKIPEELNRPLQVGVFIGVKELYLKLEGETIHMTAAGNKVKFQGKENSATLDHKEIHGEGKCVSIAPTLRKLSTSCYPGHFYVSANKGLVNAVNIVDVEDYLRGVVPYEIGKLDNSRFSALESQAIAARTYAYKHFGSRESMGFDVYADTKDQVYKGLASATPLTDSAVKATRGIVMTYGGQFIIAYYHSTCGGETETLATWERPNLPYLQSRPDLRKDGTPWCSESSYSKWERKFDDKELESLVKKNGKEAKAKVPDFKKIKNIAIKDTLASGRILTLVVETDKGSFEVRGDKVRWLFKKSGSILPSSFFRIEHKKQEWILTGKGFGHGVGMCQMGVRGRSAAGQDFATILTHYYPGITLERFEK; this is encoded by the coding sequence TTGATTATCGCTCGTTCAAAACTCTTCTGGTTCTGCCTGTTCGCATTCTCGGCGATAACTTTCGCCGATGATTTCGAGCTGCCGGATTTGCCGGAGCCGCCCCAGGCTGCAACCGAACCGACCAGCGACGCGATAAAAGAAAGCGCAACGCTAGAAGAGTTACCAGCTAAAGAAGCAGTTAAAGACGTGTCTAAGGATGCGTCTAAAGATGTTGCTAAAGATGCGCCTAATGACGTGTCGGCAAAAAATGTGCCGGAGCAATCCGATTACGACGCCCCCGTAAACTTCGCACCCATCGAAGCGACAACGCTTTCGGAATCAAAGACGGAACAGCCCTCGTCCAATCCCCCCAGGCAGCAGGGCAGCAAAGCTATCGTCCCGAAGAAAATTCCCGAAGAATTGAACCGCCCCCTGCAAGTAGGCGTGTTTATCGGCGTGAAGGAACTCTACCTGAAACTCGAAGGCGAGACCATCCACATGACGGCGGCGGGCAACAAGGTGAAGTTCCAGGGCAAGGAAAACTCCGCCACGCTCGACCACAAGGAAATTCACGGCGAGGGGAAATGTGTTTCCATCGCGCCGACCCTCCGCAAACTTTCCACCTCGTGCTATCCGGGACACTTCTACGTGAGCGCAAACAAGGGGCTCGTGAACGCGGTGAACATCGTCGACGTGGAAGACTACCTGCGCGGAGTCGTCCCCTACGAAATCGGCAAGCTCGACAACAGCAGGTTCAGCGCCCTCGAATCGCAGGCCATCGCCGCACGCACTTACGCCTACAAGCACTTCGGCAGCCGCGAATCCATGGGATTCGATGTGTACGCCGACACCAAGGACCAGGTCTACAAGGGACTCGCAAGCGCCACGCCCCTCACCGACAGCGCCGTAAAGGCGACTCGCGGCATCGTGATGACGTACGGCGGGCAGTTCATCATCGCCTACTACCATTCCACCTGCGGAGGCGAAACCGAGACGCTCGCCACCTGGGAACGCCCCAACCTGCCCTACCTGCAAAGTAGGCCCGACCTGCGCAAAGACGGAACGCCGTGGTGCAGCGAATCGAGCTACAGCAAGTGGGAACGCAAGTTCGACGACAAGGAACTGGAATCGCTCGTAAAGAAGAACGGGAAAGAGGCGAAAGCGAAAGTTCCCGACTTCAAGAAAATCAAGAATATCGCCATCAAGGACACGCTCGCAAGCGGAAGAATCCTCACGCTCGTCGTCGAGACGGACAAGGGAAGTTTCGAAGTGCGGGGCGACAAGGTCCGCTGGCTGTTCAAGAAATCCGGCTCCATACTTCCGTCCTCGTTCTTCAGGATAGAACATAAAAAGCAGGAATGGATCCTGACCGGAAAGGGATTCGGGCACGGAGTCGGCATGTGCCAGATGGGCGTGCGGGGCCGCAGCGCCGCAGGCCAGGACTTCGCTACGATCCTCACCCACTACTATCCGGGAATCACACTGGAGCGATTCGAGAAATGA
- the def gene encoding peptide deformylase, translating into MAILPIRIYGDPVLRKKCEPITEITPELRQLAQDMLETMYDAPGCGLAAPQIGRNIRLVVIDTAIPGEEDPRPYIMFNPEWEAEEDAKPTDYDEGCLSLPDIFCNVVRPDKVCVRFFDINGEPQEIHNCEGLFARCIQHETDHLNGDLFVDKISTADRTLNQSKLRKMAKETQAKLKKR; encoded by the coding sequence ATGGCGATCCTCCCTATCCGCATTTACGGTGACCCGGTGCTCCGCAAGAAGTGCGAGCCGATTACCGAGATTACCCCGGAACTGCGCCAGTTGGCACAGGACATGCTCGAAACCATGTACGACGCACCCGGGTGCGGCCTCGCCGCCCCGCAAATCGGCAGGAACATCCGCCTGGTCGTCATCGACACGGCCATCCCCGGTGAAGAGGATCCGCGCCCCTATATCATGTTCAACCCGGAATGGGAAGCAGAAGAAGACGCAAAGCCCACGGACTACGACGAAGGCTGCCTCTCGCTCCCGGATATTTTCTGCAACGTCGTCCGCCCGGACAAGGTTTGCGTGCGATTCTTCGACATCAACGGCGAACCGCAAGAAATCCACAACTGCGAAGGCCTCTTCGCACGCTGCATCCAGCACGAAACGGACCACCTGAACGGTGACCTGTTTGTCGACAAGATTTCTACCGCCGACCGCACGCTGAACCAGTCCAAGCTCCGCAAGATGGCGAAGGAAACCCAAGCCAAGCTGAAGAAGAGATAG
- the yajC gene encoding preprotein translocase subunit YajC, which yields MKLSALLVTLSSIAAFAQEAAPADQQGGGVMSFLPIILLFVVMWLFFIRPQSKERKKMEEMRKALKKGDKIITTAGIIGTITSIEDNSNIITVRTGSTTFIDFDKSAIVRVMNAEEKTEEKK from the coding sequence ATGAAACTTTCCGCACTCCTCGTGACCCTTTCCTCCATCGCCGCATTCGCCCAGGAAGCCGCTCCGGCCGACCAGCAGGGCGGTGGCGTCATGAGCTTCCTCCCCATTATCCTCCTGTTCGTCGTGATGTGGCTCTTCTTCATCCGCCCGCAGAGCAAGGAAAGGAAGAAGATGGAAGAAATGCGCAAGGCCCTCAAGAAGGGTGACAAGATCATCACCACGGCCGGCATCATCGGTACCATCACCTCCATCGAAGACAATTCGAACATCATCACCGTCCGCACGGGTTCCACCACCTTCATCGACTTCGACAAGTCCGCCATCGTCCGCGTGATGAACGCCGAAGAAAAGACCGAAGAAAAGAAGTAA
- a CDS encoding cyclic nucleotide-binding domain-containing protein produces MFVKEGEYLFLEGDKGTSLVIVKSGMLVGMSKQLRQRHWRNFGPGSIIGEFCLLESKPREYTLRAAENSEVLFIEQKALQRELEHKPGWFQSTLSFLANHCHIAEENLKKSKIVQALPALLFLFSKHLVASGSDNIALATLQKKMLVLNNTEFSETERLLQLLEEFDILKIEGETVRVPNLQIIPLLYEALRYRALNKQVSPDILSITEQLVLTAFVKAVKENGISIRGNKATVPTEMLKAEAKKAMHGGTLTRRIIAPLIASGILEATPAGRQSPVLDDTDSFTADFYHVIDLLELNRIFPLLDKKLV; encoded by the coding sequence ATGTTCGTCAAGGAAGGCGAATACCTGTTCCTCGAAGGTGACAAGGGCACAAGCCTCGTCATCGTCAAGTCGGGCATGCTGGTCGGCATGTCCAAGCAACTGCGACAGAGGCACTGGCGCAACTTCGGGCCCGGTTCCATCATCGGTGAATTCTGCCTGCTCGAAAGCAAACCCAGGGAATACACGCTGCGCGCGGCGGAGAACAGCGAAGTCCTGTTCATCGAGCAGAAGGCGCTCCAGCGGGAACTCGAGCACAAGCCGGGCTGGTTCCAGTCCACGCTTTCCTTCCTCGCCAATCATTGCCACATCGCCGAAGAGAACCTGAAGAAGAGCAAGATCGTGCAGGCGCTCCCCGCACTGCTTTTCCTGTTCAGCAAGCACCTCGTCGCGAGCGGTTCAGACAACATAGCGCTCGCCACCCTCCAGAAGAAGATGCTCGTGCTGAACAACACCGAGTTTTCCGAAACCGAGAGACTCCTGCAACTGCTCGAGGAATTCGACATTCTGAAAATCGAAGGCGAGACCGTCCGCGTGCCGAACCTGCAGATTATTCCGCTCCTGTACGAGGCGCTCCGTTACCGTGCGCTCAACAAGCAGGTATCACCGGACATCCTTTCCATCACCGAACAGCTCGTGCTCACGGCGTTCGTGAAGGCGGTCAAGGAGAACGGCATTTCCATCCGCGGCAACAAGGCGACCGTCCCCACCGAAATGCTGAAGGCAGAAGCCAAGAAGGCGATGCACGGCGGCACCCTCACGCGACGCATCATTGCGCCGCTCATCGCAAGCGGAATTCTCGAGGCCACTCCCGCAGGCAGACAGTCCCCCGTACTCGACGACACCGATTCGTTCACTGCGGATTTCTACCACGTCATCGACCTGCTCGAACTCAATCGCATCTTCCCGCTGCTCGACAAGAAGCTGGTATAG
- a CDS encoding cyclic nucleotide-binding domain-containing protein produces the protein MNTGNSRQQIIPPTRLRVKAGFVVYSPDSGNRELVILDEGELVAVDKSHDSREIKFRMHAGNIVGVASLFENEPFRYTLEATEDSSVTIISEDCLESELKNIPIWLLATLKNLSQNTRLLKESAHRTPVENTLMSLAEYCAHLESGTKYPVDTLIREFNWLTRIPPVTIKADLKSLLRRRFIGLSKNGEELLMQVHNATLMQIFSDYLYAREEGLVWEPLRLSLPQKRILVHLTTIKKGVEMEAPEWIRLLNDRELPIDVAQWITLQDLGCFKQGLSNKFHVDMERIEYYLTAIRYDSNLRGAV, from the coding sequence ATGAACACGGGGAATTCCCGACAGCAGATTATCCCGCCCACGCGCCTCCGCGTGAAGGCGGGTTTTGTTGTATACTCTCCGGACTCCGGCAACCGCGAACTGGTCATCCTGGATGAAGGCGAACTCGTGGCCGTGGACAAATCCCACGACAGCCGCGAAATCAAGTTCCGCATGCACGCGGGCAACATCGTCGGCGTGGCCTCCCTCTTCGAAAACGAACCGTTCCGCTACACCCTCGAGGCAACCGAGGACTCCTCGGTCACCATTATTTCCGAGGACTGCCTGGAATCCGAGCTGAAGAACATCCCCATCTGGCTGCTCGCGACCCTCAAGAACCTTTCCCAGAACACGCGCCTCCTGAAGGAATCCGCACACCGGACTCCCGTGGAGAACACGCTGATGAGCCTCGCGGAATACTGCGCGCATCTCGAATCGGGCACCAAGTACCCGGTCGACACGCTCATCCGCGAATTCAACTGGCTTACGCGCATCCCGCCGGTGACCATCAAGGCCGACCTCAAGTCGCTTTTGCGTCGCCGCTTCATCGGGCTCTCCAAGAACGGCGAAGAACTGCTGATGCAGGTCCACAACGCGACGCTCATGCAGATATTCTCGGACTACCTCTACGCCCGCGAAGAAGGGCTCGTATGGGAACCGCTCCGCCTTAGCCTCCCGCAGAAGCGCATCCTGGTGCACCTCACCACGATCAAGAAAGGCGTCGAGATGGAAGCGCCCGAATGGATACGCCTCCTCAACGATAGGGAGCTGCCCATCGACGTCGCGCAGTGGATTACGCTGCAGGATCTCGGATGCTTCAAGCAGGGGCTTTCGAACAAGTTCCACGTGGACATGGAAAGAATCGAATACTACCTGACGGCGATACGCTACGATTCCAACCTGAGGGGGGCGGTCTGA
- the rplS gene encoding 50S ribosomal protein L19 — MSLNIEAIHSENVKSDVPAFRAGDTVTVNVKVIEGTKERIQPFKGVVIQLKNSGVSKTLTVRKMSGSVAVERIFPVNSPRIDSIVLDRAGKVRQSRIYYMRNLRGKAARIEEREA, encoded by the coding sequence ATGTCCCTGAACATCGAAGCAATCCATAGCGAAAACGTGAAGTCCGATGTGCCGGCCTTCCGCGCTGGCGACACCGTCACTGTCAACGTCAAGGTCATTGAAGGCACCAAGGAACGTATCCAGCCGTTCAAGGGTGTTGTCATCCAGCTCAAGAACTCGGGCGTTTCCAAGACCCTCACCGTCCGCAAGATGTCCGGCTCCGTTGCCGTTGAACGCATCTTCCCGGTGAACAGCCCCCGTATCGATTCCATCGTTCTCGACCGCGCCGGTAAGGTCCGCCAGTCTCGCATCTACTACATGCGCAACCTCCGCGGCAAGGCTGCCCGTATCGAAGAACGCGAAGCCTAA
- the trmD gene encoding tRNA (guanosine(37)-N1)-methyltransferase TrmD, with amino-acid sequence MVIDCITIFPEMFTPMKQSIMGRAQAKGLLEFNTVYLRDFAINDYGQVDDVPYGGEPGMVLRPEPLAAAIRSTGVKQDGGKVIYLTADGVPFTHKIAEELSHESHLVLVCGHYKGIDDRIRQTEVDMEISIGDFVVSGGELPAMLVTDAVVRLIDGALGNRESGDTDSFAQGVLGWPVYTRPEEFEGKKVPEVLLSGHHKNISEWRKQESLKRTQERRPDILEKIKLNAKFGDK; translated from the coding sequence TCCCCGAGATGTTCACCCCGATGAAGCAATCCATCATGGGGCGCGCACAGGCGAAAGGGCTCCTGGAATTCAACACCGTCTACCTCCGCGACTTCGCGATAAACGACTACGGCCAGGTGGACGACGTGCCCTACGGGGGCGAACCGGGCATGGTGCTCCGGCCCGAACCGCTCGCCGCCGCCATCCGCAGCACGGGCGTGAAGCAGGACGGAGGCAAGGTCATCTACCTCACGGCAGACGGCGTGCCCTTTACGCACAAGATCGCGGAAGAACTCTCGCACGAAAGCCACCTGGTGCTCGTGTGCGGGCACTACAAGGGCATCGACGACCGCATCCGCCAGACCGAGGTCGATATGGAGATTTCCATAGGCGATTTCGTGGTCAGCGGCGGCGAATTGCCCGCCATGCTGGTGACCGATGCGGTAGTGAGGCTCATCGACGGCGCCCTCGGGAACCGCGAAAGCGGCGATACCGACTCGTTCGCCCAGGGCGTACTGGGATGGCCGGTCTACACCCGTCCGGAGGAATTCGAGGGCAAAAAGGTGCCCGAAGTGCTCCTTTCGGGCCATCATAAGAACATTTCTGAATGGCGGAAGCAGGAATCCCTGAAAAGAACGCAGGAAAGACGCCCCGACATCCTTGAAAAAATCAAATTAAATGCTAAATTTGGCGACAAATAA